In a single window of the Heliangelus exortis chromosome 1, bHelExo1.hap1, whole genome shotgun sequence genome:
- the RAP1B gene encoding ras-related protein Rap-1b translates to MREYKLVVLGSGGVGKSALTVQFVQGIFVEKYDPTIEDSYRKQVEVDAQQCMLEILDTAGTEQFTAMRDLYMKNGQGFALVYSITAQSTFNDLQDLREQILRVKDTDDVPMILVGNKCDLEDERVVGKEQGQNLARQWNNCAFLESSAKSKINVNEIFYDLVRQINRKTPVPGKARKKSSCLLL, encoded by the exons ATGCGTGAATACAAGCTAGTGGTTCTTGGTTCTGGAGGTGTTGGAAAGTCTGCTCTG ACTGTACAGTTTGTTCAAGGaatatttgttgaaaaataCGATCCCACGATAGAAGACTCCTACAGAAAG CAAGTTGAAGTAGATGCACAACAGTGTATGCTTGAAATCTTAGATACTGCAGGAACG gaaCAGTTTACAGCAATGAGAGACCTATACATGAAAAATGGACAAGGTTTTGCATTAGTATATTCCATCACAGCACAGTCCACGTTTAATGATTTACAGGATCTAAGAGAACAGATTCTTCGAGTCAAAGACACTGATGAT gtGCCTATGATTCTGGTTGGCAATAAGTGTGACTTGGAAGACGAGAGAGTTGTGGGAAAGGAACAAGGTCAGAACCTAGCAAGGCAATGGAATAACTGTGCATTCTTAGAGTCTTCTGCAAAATCAAAGATAAATGTTAATGAG ATCTTTTATGACCTTGTGCGacaaattaacagaaaaactCCAGTGCCTGGAAAAGCACGCAAAAAGTCATCATGTCTGCTACTTTAA